Proteins from a genomic interval of Rhodococcoides fascians A25f:
- the bioD gene encoding dethiobiotin synthase, whose amino-acid sequence MTVLLVTGTSTGVGKTVVTAALAAAARAHGRTVAVCKPAQTGVGDDRPEESDIDVVERLSGVRGIELARYPEPLAPDVAARRSGRPMLELAAVVDAVLALDETHDLVLVEGAGGVAVRLGAAGFTALDIAAAVGASVLIVAGAELGTLNHSALTVAAVRAADVRCSGLVIGSWPTEPSLAARVNLEELPLVTGVELIASVLDGAGLLDEKEFGALARTMFGEFTDSLLG is encoded by the coding sequence ATGACCGTGCTGCTCGTCACCGGAACGTCGACCGGCGTCGGGAAAACCGTGGTGACCGCAGCGCTCGCGGCCGCGGCTCGGGCGCACGGACGGACGGTGGCGGTATGCAAGCCGGCGCAGACCGGAGTGGGTGACGACCGCCCGGAAGAGTCGGATATCGATGTGGTGGAGCGTCTTTCGGGAGTGCGAGGAATCGAGCTGGCGCGGTACCCCGAGCCACTGGCACCTGATGTCGCAGCCCGCCGGTCCGGTCGGCCGATGCTCGAACTCGCCGCCGTCGTCGACGCGGTTCTCGCACTCGACGAGACCCACGACCTCGTCCTGGTCGAGGGTGCGGGCGGAGTAGCGGTGCGCCTGGGTGCCGCAGGGTTCACCGCGCTCGACATCGCCGCTGCCGTCGGCGCATCGGTGCTGATCGTGGCAGGGGCGGAGCTGGGGACGCTCAATCACAGCGCGCTGACCGTCGCAGCCGTGCGTGCAGCGGACGTGAGATGTTCCGGCCTGGTCATCGGGTCGTGGCCGACCGAACCGAGTCTGGCGGCGCGGGTCAACCTGGAGGAGTTGCCGCTCGTGACGGGTGTGGAACTGATCGCGTCTGTGCTCGACGGGGCAGGCCTGTTGGACGAGAAGGAATTCGGTGCGCTCGCCCGCACGATGTTCGGCGAGTTTACTGATTCGTTACTCGGGTAA
- a CDS encoding metal-sensitive transcriptional regulator has protein sequence MSSYSAEQDDLLKRLRRIEGQVAGISRMVADDRYCIDVLTQVSAVTKALQSVSLKLLDAHLAGCVVEAARQGGPEADAKVKEASEAIARLVRS, from the coding sequence ATGAGCAGCTACAGCGCCGAGCAGGACGACCTGCTGAAGCGATTGCGTCGTATAGAGGGTCAAGTGGCCGGGATATCCCGCATGGTCGCCGACGACCGCTACTGCATCGACGTTCTCACCCAGGTCTCTGCCGTAACCAAAGCGCTGCAGTCGGTCTCGTTGAAGCTGCTCGATGCCCACCTCGCCGGCTGCGTCGTGGAGGCGGCGAGGCAGGGCGGGCCGGAAGCAGACGCGAAAGTGAAAGAAGCGTCCGAGGCCATCGCGCGCCTCGTGCGCTCCTGA
- a CDS encoding 8-amino-7-oxononanoate synthase, with product MTALEWLDAAARNRREAGLERVVTARTAEDAVLDLASNDYLGLARHPAVVDGACAAVRRWGGGSTGSRLVTGTTTAHEQLEDELADFVGADAGLVFSSGYTANLGVVTALAGRDALVISDAASHASLIDACRLSRARVAVAHHCDPEHVDRLLRERTETRALVVTDSVFSADGDLAPLAELYAVCRRRNAVLVVDEAHGLGVRGAGGRGAVHDAGLAGAPDLVITATLSKALGSQGGVVLGPAAVRNEVLHGARTFVFDTGLAPASVGAASAALEILRTEPDRVAAIGVRATQLASAAGVEPTASAVVPVILGDAERAVRAAADCLELGLRVGCFRPPSVSPNASRLRLTARADLTDADIDRAAAVLATVLNAAVFHSAVPG from the coding sequence ATGACCGCTTTGGAGTGGCTCGACGCCGCCGCGCGCAACCGACGCGAGGCCGGACTCGAGCGCGTCGTCACTGCCCGCACAGCCGAGGACGCAGTTCTCGATCTGGCGTCGAACGACTACCTCGGTCTGGCTCGGCATCCGGCCGTCGTCGACGGGGCCTGCGCTGCCGTGCGTCGATGGGGCGGCGGATCCACCGGATCGCGGCTCGTAACCGGCACGACGACGGCACACGAGCAACTGGAGGACGAACTCGCCGATTTTGTCGGTGCCGACGCCGGGTTGGTGTTCTCCTCCGGCTACACCGCCAATCTCGGCGTCGTGACTGCACTGGCGGGACGTGACGCGCTGGTGATCTCCGACGCCGCGTCGCACGCATCGCTGATCGACGCCTGTCGTCTGTCTCGGGCACGGGTTGCCGTCGCGCATCACTGCGATCCCGAGCACGTCGACCGGCTGCTGCGGGAGCGCACCGAGACGCGGGCTCTGGTGGTGACCGACTCGGTGTTCAGCGCCGACGGCGACCTCGCACCGCTGGCCGAGTTGTACGCGGTGTGCAGACGACGCAATGCCGTACTCGTCGTCGACGAAGCGCACGGGTTGGGCGTTCGTGGAGCCGGCGGACGCGGGGCCGTCCACGACGCAGGCCTGGCCGGTGCGCCCGATCTGGTGATCACCGCGACGTTGTCCAAGGCACTCGGGTCGCAGGGTGGAGTCGTACTCGGCCCGGCCGCCGTCCGCAACGAGGTGCTGCACGGCGCGCGCACCTTCGTCTTCGACACCGGGCTCGCCCCGGCATCGGTGGGTGCAGCATCGGCCGCTCTGGAGATTCTGCGCACCGAACCCGATCGAGTGGCTGCGATCGGTGTTCGGGCAACCCAACTGGCCTCTGCAGCGGGAGTGGAACCGACTGCATCGGCGGTCGTTCCGGTGATACTCGGTGATGCCGAGCGTGCCGTCCGCGCGGCCGCGGACTGTCTCGAGCTCGGCTTGCGCGTCGGGTGCTTTCGGCCGCCGTCGGTTTCTCCGAACGCATCTCGGCTGCGATTGACCGCCCGCGCCGACCTCACCGATGCTGACATCGACCGTGCCGCAGCGGTTTTGGCGACGGTATTGAATGCTGCAGTATTTCATTCGGCGGTACCGGGATGA
- a CDS encoding heavy-metal-associated domain-containing protein, producing MQTTYSVEGMTCAHCAASVKEEVSEIAGVTGVDVDVDAGSVVVSSDSALDTATVDAAVAEAGYRLAS from the coding sequence ATGCAGACGACATATTCGGTCGAGGGCATGACGTGCGCACACTGTGCCGCGTCGGTGAAGGAAGAAGTCTCCGAGATCGCGGGGGTCACCGGTGTCGATGTGGACGTGGACGCCGGTTCCGTTGTGGTGAGCAGTGATTCGGCACTCGATACCGCGACGGTTGATGCTGCCGTCGCCGAGGCCGGGTACCGCCTCGCGTCGTGA
- a CDS encoding PQQ-dependent sugar dehydrogenase yields the protein MNKLVSSSGVLAASVFLTLACSTGATAQTDPLPDLTVTTVLDGLARPWDAVVAPDGTVLTGERSGRFVIRDVDGATRELDADLDDLYASGETGLMGIALATDFGTSRTIYTCQGVQGGGAGTGSAGTGSAGGGGSDNHIAVLSWTVDTAWTALTRTGTLIDDIPVADGGRHGGCRILAHPDGTLYVGTGDTATPTVPQDRNSLGGKVLHVNADGSPAADSPDRIFTLGHRNVQGLAIRPGTGQIYEVEQGTTRDDELNLLEPGGNYGYRPDRLPVIYDESVPMTDPTRVPGALAAVWSSGSPTIATPGLTFANGAGWGSWNGAAVVSSQQGEKLVFLKLSEDGTEYVDEADALVGTYGRLRSLTSFGNDGAFLLTTDNGSDDKVLLVTPAAG from the coding sequence ATGAACAAGCTGGTGTCCAGTTCCGGAGTGCTCGCCGCCAGTGTCTTCCTGACGCTGGCATGTTCGACGGGCGCGACGGCACAGACCGATCCGCTCCCTGATCTGACGGTCACCACGGTGCTCGACGGACTCGCGAGACCATGGGATGCCGTGGTCGCGCCCGACGGAACGGTGCTGACGGGTGAACGGTCCGGGCGGTTCGTGATCCGCGATGTCGACGGGGCCACCCGCGAGCTCGATGCCGACCTCGACGATCTGTACGCGTCGGGGGAAACCGGACTCATGGGCATCGCCCTGGCCACGGACTTCGGCACATCCAGAACGATCTACACGTGCCAAGGTGTGCAAGGCGGCGGAGCAGGCACGGGCAGCGCCGGAACCGGCAGCGCGGGCGGCGGCGGAAGTGACAACCACATTGCCGTCCTCTCGTGGACGGTGGACACGGCGTGGACCGCGCTGACGCGCACCGGCACGCTGATCGACGACATTCCCGTCGCCGACGGTGGGCGTCACGGCGGCTGCCGCATCCTCGCTCATCCCGACGGCACCCTGTACGTCGGTACCGGCGACACTGCAACGCCGACGGTGCCGCAAGATCGAAACTCGTTGGGCGGCAAGGTTCTGCACGTCAACGCCGACGGTTCCCCGGCGGCCGATTCACCGGATCGCATCTTCACACTCGGCCATCGCAACGTGCAGGGCTTGGCCATCCGCCCCGGGACCGGACAGATCTACGAGGTGGAGCAGGGTACGACTCGCGACGACGAACTGAATCTGCTCGAGCCCGGCGGAAACTACGGCTACCGCCCCGACCGACTCCCGGTCATCTACGACGAATCGGTACCGATGACCGATCCAACCCGGGTGCCCGGTGCACTCGCGGCGGTCTGGAGTTCGGGTAGCCCCACCATCGCTACGCCCGGCCTCACCTTCGCGAACGGTGCAGGATGGGGCTCCTGGAACGGTGCCGCGGTGGTGTCGAGTCAGCAGGGCGAGAAGCTCGTGTTCCTCAAGTTGTCCGAGGACGGCACCGAATACGTCGACGAAGCGGACGCATTGGTCGGTACGTACGGACGCCTGCGTTCGCTCACCAGCTTCGGCAACGACGGAGCGTTTCTGCTCACCACCGACAACGGGTCCGACGACAAGGTTCTGCTCGTCACTCCCGCTGCCGGCTGA
- a CDS encoding acyl-CoA dehydrogenase family protein, protein MATTTDHLRNTLDGRWRDVKNEARTQLARDEFRPHYTPNTVIARTKALEQLKLLAAAGAADNGFKKEHGGTGDVGAAVTMIEMLAMSDLSLMVKAGVQWGLFGGAIENLGTERHHEAYVPKIINLELLGCFAMTETGHGSDVQSLETTATYDPKTDEFVVNSPTPSSRKDYIGGAAETATVAAVFAQLITAGPGQEPESHGVHCFFVPLRDENGDDLPGVTTSDCQYKGGLPGVDNGRIMFDHVRIPRDNLLNKYADVSDDGTYTSPIENKSRRFFTMLGTLIRGRVTVGGSAAAAARVALDIATRYALQRRQFAAPDSDQEVLIMDYLVHQRRLFPLIAKSYALQFAQNELVSKMHELQTADSPDAEEQRELESRAAGLKAANTWHATAAIQEAREACGGAGYLAENRLISLKADTDVFTTFEGDNHVLTQLVAKELLTAYADDVKSMSPVEWVKFAADMVGDRVVKRTAAQAIMQTILDRRQDNEEEGSLFNRGTQVKMFEDREEYLLSTVARRLQSKSKETSPFEAFNAVQDHVLHAASAHIDRIIFEAFIAGIESCEDAATQDLLHEVCDLYALSVIEKDKAWFIEHRYLSTERSKAVTRAINERCRTLRPHAELLVDGFGVPDALVGAAMLGEPGAGTEEEPAANPSHAH, encoded by the coding sequence ATGGCAACCACAACGGATCACCTTCGGAACACTCTGGACGGCCGCTGGCGAGATGTGAAGAACGAGGCGCGCACGCAGCTCGCGCGCGACGAGTTCCGACCGCACTACACGCCGAACACCGTCATCGCCCGCACCAAAGCACTCGAGCAACTCAAGCTCCTCGCCGCCGCCGGTGCAGCCGACAACGGCTTCAAGAAGGAACACGGCGGTACCGGGGATGTCGGCGCTGCAGTGACGATGATCGAGATGCTCGCGATGAGCGACCTGTCGCTGATGGTCAAGGCCGGCGTCCAGTGGGGACTGTTCGGTGGTGCCATCGAGAATCTCGGCACCGAACGCCACCACGAGGCGTACGTCCCGAAGATCATCAACCTCGAACTGCTCGGTTGTTTCGCCATGACCGAGACCGGACACGGCAGCGATGTGCAGTCGCTCGAGACCACGGCCACCTACGACCCGAAGACGGACGAATTCGTCGTCAACTCCCCTACGCCGTCCTCACGCAAGGACTACATCGGCGGTGCCGCCGAGACTGCAACCGTCGCCGCGGTGTTCGCCCAGCTCATCACCGCCGGACCGGGCCAGGAGCCCGAAAGCCATGGTGTGCACTGTTTCTTCGTGCCACTGCGTGACGAGAACGGCGACGACCTGCCCGGTGTCACCACCTCGGACTGCCAGTACAAGGGCGGCCTTCCCGGAGTGGACAACGGCCGCATCATGTTCGATCACGTCCGGATCCCACGAGACAACCTGCTCAACAAGTACGCCGATGTGTCCGACGACGGCACGTACACCTCCCCCATCGAGAACAAGTCCCGACGGTTCTTCACGATGCTCGGCACGTTGATCCGTGGCCGCGTCACGGTCGGCGGCAGTGCCGCCGCTGCGGCGCGGGTCGCTCTCGACATCGCGACACGATACGCATTGCAGCGCAGGCAGTTCGCTGCACCCGATTCCGATCAGGAAGTTCTGATCATGGACTACCTGGTGCATCAGCGTCGACTGTTCCCGCTCATCGCCAAGTCCTACGCCCTGCAATTCGCACAGAACGAACTCGTGTCGAAGATGCACGAGTTGCAGACCGCGGACAGCCCCGACGCCGAGGAGCAGCGTGAGCTCGAGTCACGGGCAGCCGGCCTCAAGGCGGCGAACACCTGGCATGCGACCGCCGCGATTCAGGAAGCCCGCGAAGCATGCGGCGGCGCAGGCTATCTCGCCGAGAACCGGCTGATCTCGCTCAAGGCCGACACGGACGTGTTCACCACGTTCGAGGGCGACAACCATGTGCTCACCCAGCTGGTGGCCAAGGAACTGCTCACCGCGTACGCCGACGACGTCAAGTCCATGAGCCCGGTCGAGTGGGTCAAGTTCGCCGCCGATATGGTCGGCGACCGAGTGGTCAAACGCACTGCAGCGCAAGCGATCATGCAGACCATCCTGGACCGCCGTCAGGACAACGAGGAAGAGGGCTCGCTGTTCAACCGCGGCACCCAGGTCAAGATGTTCGAGGATCGCGAGGAGTACCTGCTCTCCACCGTCGCTCGCCGGTTGCAGTCCAAGTCCAAGGAGACCAGCCCGTTCGAGGCGTTCAACGCGGTGCAGGATCACGTGCTGCACGCTGCGAGCGCGCACATCGATCGCATCATCTTCGAGGCCTTCATCGCCGGCATCGAATCGTGTGAGGACGCGGCCACCCAGGATCTGCTGCACGAGGTCTGCGATCTGTATGCCCTCTCGGTGATCGAGAAGGACAAGGCCTGGTTCATCGAGCACCGCTACCTGTCCACCGAGCGGTCCAAGGCCGTCACCCGCGCCATCAACGAGCGCTGCCGCACACTGCGTCCGCACGCGGAGTTGCTCGTCGACGGTTTCGGTGTGCCCGACGCGTTGGTCGGTGCGGCGATGCTCGGCGAGCCGGGAGCGGGAACCGAGGAAGAGCCGGCGGCCAATCCCAGTCACGCGCACTGA
- a CDS encoding pyridoxamine 5'-phosphate oxidase family protein, whose translation MTNTDRTNTDSSADGVTKVAELMSDAGLCMFTTVGADGHLISRPMALQEAEFDGDLWFFAAHDSRKVADIAANPTVNVSFQSGEGWVSLSGTAAVVENRTKAEELWNTRAATWFEKNPDSREVALIHVAAEGAEYWSTPGSKVSNLMAYAKAKITNERPDLGEHEVVELELPHNSTN comes from the coding sequence ATGACGAACACCGACAGAACAAACACCGACAGCTCCGCGGACGGGGTCACCAAAGTCGCCGAACTGATGTCCGACGCCGGACTCTGCATGTTCACCACCGTCGGCGCAGACGGCCACCTCATCTCACGTCCGATGGCGCTGCAGGAAGCCGAGTTCGACGGCGACCTGTGGTTCTTCGCCGCACACGACTCGCGCAAGGTGGCCGACATCGCGGCGAATCCGACGGTCAACGTCTCGTTTCAGTCCGGCGAAGGCTGGGTGTCCCTGTCCGGCACCGCGGCCGTGGTCGAGAACCGAACGAAGGCCGAGGAACTGTGGAACACCCGGGCGGCCACGTGGTTCGAGAAGAATCCCGATTCACGGGAGGTGGCACTGATACACGTGGCCGCCGAGGGTGCGGAGTACTGGTCGACCCCCGGATCGAAGGTCTCGAATCTGATGGCTTACGCCAAGGCCAAGATCACCAACGAGCGGCCCGACCTCGGCGAGCACGAGGTCGTCGAACTCGAGCTACCCCACAATTCGACGAACTAG
- a CDS encoding serine hydrolase, whose translation MMMPRTTTRLAVVALASTLTLSACGGTAETPAATSTTTEPAFAVDTSTPIGALNDRILQWINGENAPDPTEVEAVVGPELAAAVAPLGGLVTPLEQLRAGAPNVATNFDAGPDTGVLGFTTADVPATISTSIGADGKLDGFLARPDTPEISSFDDLDAALSKVAPKYSYSASRLNGGDCEAVYSTNADAVLPLGSVFKLYVLGALTDEIEAGTVRWDEQLTVRDATKSAPSGELQNLPDGTAVSVREAAEKMISLSDNTATDLLMERLGRDRVERQLGIMGHHDPSVMTPMMDTRQFFVIGFGDPNMRAEWSGADPDGRVELLARADSRPLEIDFENFLDNPASADGVEWFANAQDVCAAMGYLASGPAAEENRRILAITPGVQLDAALWPYQGFKGGNAPGDLAGAFLATDASGQDWIVTEQFQAEGAIDLIPSSYAFLVAQEAFALLK comes from the coding sequence ATGATGATGCCGCGCACCACGACGAGACTCGCAGTCGTTGCCCTCGCGTCGACTCTGACACTCTCCGCCTGCGGCGGCACGGCCGAAACGCCTGCGGCCACCTCCACCACGACGGAACCGGCCTTCGCCGTCGACACCTCGACTCCCATCGGTGCGCTCAACGACCGAATTCTGCAGTGGATCAACGGCGAGAACGCACCCGATCCCACCGAGGTGGAGGCCGTCGTCGGCCCCGAGTTGGCCGCTGCCGTGGCCCCGCTGGGCGGACTCGTCACCCCACTCGAACAATTGCGCGCCGGTGCACCGAACGTGGCCACGAACTTCGATGCCGGCCCCGATACCGGCGTCCTGGGCTTCACCACCGCCGACGTCCCGGCCACGATCTCCACCTCGATCGGTGCCGATGGCAAGCTCGACGGATTCCTGGCCAGACCCGACACCCCCGAGATCTCGTCGTTCGACGACCTGGATGCGGCGTTGTCGAAGGTGGCCCCGAAGTACTCCTACAGTGCGTCTCGGCTCAACGGCGGTGACTGCGAGGCCGTCTATTCCACCAATGCGGACGCAGTGCTGCCGCTGGGGTCGGTGTTCAAGTTGTACGTCCTCGGCGCGCTCACCGACGAGATCGAGGCGGGCACGGTCCGATGGGACGAGCAGCTCACCGTTCGCGATGCGACCAAGAGCGCGCCGTCCGGCGAGTTGCAGAATCTGCCCGACGGCACGGCGGTGTCGGTTCGGGAGGCCGCCGAGAAGATGATCTCGTTGTCCGACAACACCGCAACGGATCTGTTGATGGAACGACTCGGCCGCGACCGCGTCGAACGCCAGCTCGGTATCATGGGACATCACGATCCGTCGGTGATGACGCCGATGATGGACACCCGGCAGTTCTTCGTCATCGGATTCGGCGATCCGAACATGCGGGCCGAGTGGTCCGGTGCGGACCCGGACGGCCGGGTCGAGCTGCTCGCCCGAGCGGACTCGCGGCCGCTCGAGATCGACTTCGAGAACTTCCTCGACAATCCGGCGTCGGCCGACGGCGTCGAGTGGTTCGCCAATGCCCAGGACGTCTGTGCGGCGATGGGCTACCTGGCATCGGGTCCGGCAGCGGAGGAGAACCGCCGGATCCTGGCGATCACCCCGGGTGTACAGCTCGACGCCGCACTGTGGCCGTATCAGGGCTTCAAGGGTGGCAATGCACCCGGCGACCTCGCCGGCGCATTCCTGGCCACCGATGCGTCCGGTCAGGACTGGATCGTCACCGAGCAATTCCAGGCCGAAGGTGCGATCGATCTGATCCCGTCCAGCTACGCGTTCCTCGTTGCTCAGGAGGCGTTCGCGCTACTGAAGTAG
- a CDS encoding adenosylmethionine--8-amino-7-oxononanoate transaminase produces MTSEDVRRIDSDHLWHPYSRFPATAAPLVVESASGVRLSLADGRELIDGMSSWWAAVHGYRHPVLDAAAHDQLGRMSHVMFGGLTHAPAARLAVLLVEITPAGLDKVFLADSGSVSVEVAVKMALQYWRARGEDGRTRLLTWRGGYHGDTFAPMSVCDPDGGMHTLWTDVLAKQVFAPAPPTDFDESYVAEFEQVLSAHASELAAIIVEPIVQGAGGMRFHDAQYLVELRRLADEYGVLLIFDEIATGFGRTGELFAADHSGVAPDIMCVGKALTGGYLTLAATLCTTEVATTVSGGEAGGLMHGPTFMGNPLACAIAVASVELLLSRDWRAEVAGVTSGLAEGLAPARSLPGVADVRVLGGIGVIEMHSPVDMERATAAAVDAGVWLRPFGRLVYAMPPYICTGEDVTAIAEAMLAVARSHT; encoded by the coding sequence TTGACTTCCGAGGACGTTCGTCGAATCGATTCCGACCACCTGTGGCACCCCTACAGCCGGTTTCCGGCGACCGCTGCACCGCTGGTGGTCGAGAGTGCATCCGGGGTGCGGCTCAGCCTGGCCGACGGCCGGGAACTGATCGACGGGATGAGTTCGTGGTGGGCTGCGGTGCACGGCTACCGGCACCCGGTGCTCGACGCCGCCGCGCACGATCAGCTCGGCCGGATGAGTCACGTGATGTTCGGTGGACTGACGCACGCTCCGGCGGCGAGATTGGCCGTGCTGCTGGTCGAGATCACCCCCGCAGGGCTCGACAAGGTGTTCCTCGCGGATTCCGGATCGGTCTCGGTCGAGGTCGCGGTGAAGATGGCGTTGCAGTACTGGCGGGCCCGTGGAGAGGACGGGCGCACACGGTTGTTGACCTGGCGCGGCGGCTATCACGGCGACACGTTCGCTCCGATGAGCGTGTGCGATCCGGACGGTGGGATGCACACGCTGTGGACCGACGTGCTCGCGAAACAGGTGTTCGCACCGGCCCCACCCACGGACTTCGACGAGTCCTACGTCGCCGAGTTCGAGCAGGTGCTCTCAGCGCACGCGAGCGAGTTGGCGGCGATCATCGTCGAACCGATCGTGCAGGGTGCAGGCGGTATGCGATTCCACGACGCGCAATACCTGGTCGAGCTGCGTCGCCTCGCCGACGAGTACGGCGTACTGCTGATCTTCGACGAGATCGCGACCGGTTTCGGCCGGACCGGGGAGTTGTTCGCCGCCGATCATTCCGGTGTTGCGCCGGACATCATGTGCGTGGGCAAGGCGTTGACCGGCGGTTATCTGACCCTGGCGGCGACGCTGTGCACCACCGAGGTAGCCACGACGGTGTCGGGCGGTGAGGCCGGTGGCCTGATGCACGGGCCGACGTTCATGGGCAATCCGCTCGCGTGCGCGATCGCGGTGGCCTCGGTGGAACTGTTGCTCTCGCGCGATTGGCGCGCCGAGGTCGCGGGTGTGACATCGGGCCTGGCAGAGGGGTTGGCACCTGCTCGTTCGCTGCCGGGCGTCGCCGACGTCCGAGTGCTGGGCGGGATCGGGGTGATCGAGATGCACAGTCCGGTGGACATGGAACGGGCGACCGCTGCGGCCGTCGACGCGGGAGTGTGGTTGCGGCCGTTCGGTCGCCTCGTCTACGCGATGCCGCCGTACATCTGCACCGGCGAGGACGTAACGGCCATCGCCGAGGCCATGCTGGCGGTGGCCCGAAGCCATACTTGA
- a CDS encoding cyclase family protein: protein MCGPEVVETVHRTLGRRALFGSLGAAALTVAASGAVRAEPVVAAAVPAGRLVDLTHTLSPTFPVWPGSEPFSMRPVAAYELGGFLVNKLSYWEHTGTHIDAPAHRVRGGATADVLPLDDLIAPLVVVDISARAEADPEAVVTPEDIDRWEREHGRIPDRALVAMHSRWQTRLAERAAPGFGAAAAQMLVRERNIVGIGVDTLSLDRMNDREYPAHTAVLGAGRYGVEALANLDAVPPAGATVVVGAPKHAGATGGPCRVFAIVP from the coding sequence ATGTGTGGCCCCGAGGTCGTCGAGACGGTTCACCGCACACTGGGCCGTAGGGCGTTGTTCGGATCGTTGGGCGCGGCTGCGCTGACGGTCGCGGCAAGCGGGGCGGTGCGTGCCGAACCCGTTGTCGCCGCGGCTGTTCCGGCCGGCCGACTGGTCGACCTGACGCATACCCTGAGCCCCACGTTTCCGGTGTGGCCGGGCAGCGAACCGTTCTCGATGCGCCCGGTCGCGGCCTACGAGCTCGGTGGGTTCCTGGTGAACAAGCTCTCGTACTGGGAGCACACCGGCACACACATCGATGCCCCTGCGCACCGTGTTCGCGGCGGGGCGACGGCCGACGTGCTGCCCTTGGACGATCTGATCGCCCCACTCGTCGTCGTGGACATATCGGCGCGGGCCGAGGCCGATCCGGAAGCGGTGGTGACACCCGAGGACATCGACCGATGGGAGCGTGAGCACGGCCGAATACCCGATCGGGCATTGGTCGCGATGCACAGTCGGTGGCAGACCCGACTTGCCGAGCGTGCCGCGCCGGGCTTCGGCGCAGCCGCGGCACAGATGCTGGTACGTGAGCGCAACATCGTCGGAATCGGGGTCGACACGCTGAGCCTCGACCGGATGAACGACCGCGAATACCCCGCGCACACAGCCGTTCTCGGGGCGGGCCGGTACGGAGTCGAAGCGCTGGCGAATCTCGATGCGGTGCCCCCGGCAGGGGCGACGGTCGTCGTCGGCGCACCCAAGCACGCCGGCGCGACCGGTGGCCCCTGCCGAGTTTTCGCGATAGTCCCCTAG
- a CDS encoding DUF1707 SHOCT-like domain-containing protein — MGKNVDRNDRLDLRVSNDEREVVVNTLGLAMGEGRLTLVEYEQRLDAVWASRTRGDLAEVVRDLPDAEQSTAHESKARDVAHATSKWREYLDEWRWWFGGAVVMNGIWAVQWISDGEPTAYWPLWPLGIWGIILIAMVFMPEDNKTDD, encoded by the coding sequence ATGGGAAAGAATGTCGACAGGAACGATCGGCTGGACCTGCGCGTGAGCAACGACGAACGTGAGGTCGTCGTGAACACACTCGGCCTGGCGATGGGCGAGGGCCGCTTGACCTTGGTCGAGTACGAACAACGCCTCGACGCAGTGTGGGCGTCGAGAACTCGCGGCGACTTGGCCGAGGTCGTTCGCGACTTGCCGGACGCAGAGCAATCGACGGCACACGAATCGAAAGCAAGGGACGTCGCCCACGCGACGAGCAAGTGGCGTGAGTATCTGGACGAGTGGCGATGGTGGTTCGGTGGTGCCGTCGTCATGAACGGAATCTGGGCCGTCCAGTGGATCTCCGACGGCGAGCCGACCGCTTATTGGCCTCTGTGGCCCCTCGGCATCTGGGGCATCATCCTGATTGCGATGGTGTTCATGCCCGAGGACAACAAAACCGACGACTGA